The Methylomonas montana genome has a window encoding:
- a CDS encoding BaiN/RdsA family NAD(P)/FAD-dependent oxidoreductase has translation MDKPDVIIIGAGASGLMCAIEAGKRGRRVSVLEHANKPGKKILMSGGGRCNFTNYSVEPENYISRNPHFCKSALRRFSQWDFLGFVQRHHIAFHERLHGQLFCDDSAKDILDALLKECRQYGVTIDLNCRVERLEKQSNGNFLVQTSQGESTSPALVIASGGLSIPKMGATPFGYRVAEQFGIKVWPTRAGLVPFTLQPDDKQRFAPLTGIAVPCRVSNQQQSFKENVLFTHRGLSGPAILQISSYWRPGEALTVDLLPDEDMARLLKDKRTQGSKLKIQNLLGDYLPKRLLQALLEERYLEMIVANCADKDLTVIAASLHSWTIKPNATEGYRTAEVTVGGVDCDAVSSKTMESMQVPGLYFVGEVLDVTGWLGGYNFQWAWSSGWCAGQYV, from the coding sequence ATGGATAAACCAGATGTCATCATCATCGGCGCCGGCGCTTCCGGCCTGATGTGCGCAATTGAAGCCGGCAAGCGCGGCCGTCGGGTAAGCGTTTTGGAGCATGCCAATAAACCCGGCAAGAAAATACTGATGTCCGGCGGCGGCCGCTGCAATTTCACCAACTACAGCGTCGAGCCGGAAAACTATATTTCCCGTAATCCGCATTTTTGCAAATCGGCGCTACGCCGTTTCAGCCAATGGGATTTTTTGGGCTTCGTGCAGCGCCACCATATAGCTTTTCACGAACGCCTACACGGCCAATTGTTTTGCGACGATAGCGCCAAGGACATTCTGGATGCGCTATTGAAAGAATGCCGACAATATGGCGTGACGATCGATTTGAATTGCCGGGTCGAGCGGCTGGAAAAACAGAGCAACGGCAATTTTTTAGTGCAGACCAGCCAAGGCGAGTCGACTAGCCCGGCGCTAGTGATTGCCAGCGGCGGCCTGTCGATTCCGAAAATGGGCGCGACGCCGTTTGGTTATCGGGTAGCCGAACAGTTTGGCATCAAGGTCTGGCCGACGCGGGCCGGCTTGGTGCCGTTCACCTTGCAGCCGGACGATAAACAGCGCTTCGCGCCGCTGACCGGGATTGCCGTGCCTTGCAGGGTCAGCAATCAGCAGCAATCTTTCAAAGAAAATGTGTTGTTTACCCATCGCGGCCTGAGCGGACCGGCCATTCTGCAAATCTCCTCGTATTGGCGGCCAGGCGAGGCGTTGACCGTGGATTTATTGCCGGATGAGGATATGGCCAGACTACTGAAAGATAAGCGCACTCAAGGCAGCAAGCTAAAAATTCAAAATCTGTTAGGGGATTATCTGCCGAAACGCTTGCTGCAGGCTTTGCTTGAAGAACGCTACCTGGAGATGATTGTTGCCAATTGTGCCGATAAAGACCTGACTGTTATCGCTGCGAGCCTGCACAGTTGGACGATCAAACCCAATGCCACCGAAGGTTACCGCACTGCCGAAGTGACCGTCGGTGGCGTCGATTGCGATGCGGTTTCGTCGAAAACCATGGAAAGCATGCAGGTGCCGGGTTTGTATTTTGTCGGTGAAGTGCTGGATGTGACTGGTTGGCTGGGCGGCTATAATTTTCAATGGGCCTGGTCGTCCGGTTGGTGCGCTGGGCAATACGTCTGA
- a CDS encoding diguanylate cyclase domain-containing protein, with amino-acid sequence MRRITFLVYAALWIMLISLNLYQQVRDTKQYAQNIATRQAEMFFDHIVLVRKWNASHGGVYVPITENTSPNPYLDVPDRDVETTDGKRLTLINPAYMTRQLAEMNDGQSVIVFHLTGFKSIRPENKPDLWESKALLAFQKGEKSVSEIGNLNGQSYYRYMAPLKVEQACLSCHEKQGYKVGDVRGGISVAIPTASIDAFINERLEHLTITHGIVAFIGLLVLLLSYLAQARLSQRLNKAQSRLQLAYLDSLTLLPNRRYYDAFVKREWKRALRHQYPISMIMIDIDFFKLYNDNLGHIEGDHCLRQVAKTLKRFFRRPGDLIARYGGEEFCVVAACDAEQIMVLAEILRTAVESMRLPHPASKVSEFVTISLGAATIVPGDDQAFERLLHSADQALYDAKASGRNRVCKYRP; translated from the coding sequence ATGAGAAGGATTACGTTCCTGGTTTACGCAGCACTATGGATTATGTTGATTAGCCTGAATCTTTATCAACAAGTCAGGGATACCAAGCAATACGCGCAAAATATCGCCACGCGGCAAGCCGAGATGTTTTTCGATCATATTGTTTTGGTCAGAAAATGGAATGCGTCTCACGGCGGTGTGTATGTGCCGATTACCGAAAATACCTCGCCTAATCCTTACTTGGACGTGCCGGATCGGGACGTTGAAACCACCGACGGCAAACGGCTGACTTTGATCAATCCAGCCTATATGACTCGGCAATTGGCTGAAATGAACGATGGCCAATCGGTTATCGTTTTTCATCTCACCGGATTCAAGTCCATACGCCCCGAGAATAAGCCCGATCTTTGGGAGTCTAAAGCGCTGTTGGCTTTTCAAAAAGGCGAAAAAAGCGTCAGCGAGATTGGCAACCTTAACGGTCAATCCTATTATCGCTATATGGCTCCGCTAAAAGTGGAGCAGGCTTGTCTCAGTTGCCACGAGAAACAAGGTTACAAAGTGGGGGATGTGCGTGGCGGCATTAGCGTGGCTATTCCCACTGCCAGTATTGATGCGTTTATCAATGAGCGACTGGAACATTTGACGATCACCCATGGGATTGTGGCGTTTATCGGCTTGCTGGTGTTGTTGTTGTCGTATTTGGCGCAAGCTCGACTCAGTCAGCGGCTGAACAAGGCGCAAAGCCGCTTGCAACTGGCTTATCTGGATTCCCTGACCCTGTTACCCAACCGGCGTTATTACGATGCCTTTGTAAAACGGGAATGGAAGCGGGCCTTGCGACACCAGTATCCGATCTCGATGATCATGATCGACATCGATTTTTTCAAGTTGTACAACGACAATCTCGGCCACATCGAGGGCGATCACTGTTTACGGCAGGTGGCTAAAACCTTGAAACGTTTCTTCAGACGACCGGGCGATTTGATCGCTCGTTACGGAGGGGAAGAGTTTTGTGTGGTGGCGGCTTGCGATGCCGAGCAAATCATGGTGTTGGCGGAGATACTCAGAACAGCCGTGGAAAGCATGCGTTTGCCGCATCCGGCTTCTAAAGTTTCCGAGTTCGTCACTATCAGTCTTGGGGCGGCGACTATCGTTCCCGGAGACGATCAGGCCTTCGAACGCTTGCTGCATAGTGCGGATCAGGCCTTATACGATGCCAAGGCCTCCGGCAGAAATCGGGTCTGTAAGTACAGGCCATGA
- a CDS encoding PAS domain S-box protein, giving the protein MLQKRLIALLLLLILLPTLLVGWMAYRFAIDNIREDRFKIVGRVAESRHEQLKLVLQRADSRAHAYLADVLMKCVTGDNLHRDCAANFLNDYLHTEGASGVSFFRPDADSGTVSAGDKSVSISDIKPFQADQLADFSKPLAGQSRFYYVVAKDAKSPWQLLVTYPVSLIQSIFAAHRDLGQSGESFLADGNGFFVTASRYYSTQGNSHPISARPMQACLSRQNTAMIDSDYRGRVVIHGFRYIPETGGGCIMAHIEKAEALASIQALEKQMLVIVLLFVGLTTVTANALARRIVRPISRLTCTARRIRDGDLSVRAEVAGLDEIAELASSFNHMTDALADAQHNLEAKVAERTQALRTSEERYMLAERAVNDGIWDWNILTHDYYLSPRWNKILGYADGELPNVESIFFELIHPDDKHRASEVFRRHLEYNERYTTELRLRHKDGSYRWVLDRGEAIRDVDGHPVRMVGSITDITERKAAEAELLKYREHLEELVALATTEVKAIVQTAVNGVISIDSNGLIRMFNPAAEKLFGWSSAEIVGKNVSLLMPEPDASAHDSYIQHFLATNQAKILGIEREVVAQRKDGSRFPANLAVGHGIISEGRHLFVGFISDITLQKQAEQELRLAKEAAEAAAKAKANFLANMSHEIRTPMNTVIGFAEVALQDQNLSNDTRSHIKTILSSGRHLLGVINDILDFSKIEAGKVDLESVCFNLPFAVQEALQIMGLRAAEKGLRIDLAIEAGLPHHFVGDPNRLRQVILNLVGNSVKFTDTGSISVTITRAEGIEMLHFAIADTGIGMTPEQTERIFESFSQADATTSRRFGGTGLGTTISKQIVELMGGRIWVTSELGVGSVFHFTVHLPESATTDNCLYQVSAPRPVAYFSPRRFKVLLAEDIEANATLARLRLEQQGHQVSWVKNGQEAVDAFRSGGHDLILMDLQMPVLDGIAATRQIRELEKAGGGHIPILALTASVLSHERQESLDAGMDAIVGKPIDVDDLLAQMERLVPKGAGIANTGVTIAEPVKIAVDFAPLAAIADYEKGLATWLDPLIYADALLNFAEQHAADAAKLRRHLQESPDNTEAVRRIAHALKGVAGNLALSEIAALASDIDAQFKSGDPQNIVEKTNALEAALSDAATAIHRLQLPDKPALVTNQTFDAERVASLLQALLTALEALNPDSAEPILQQLTAYLGETELKAIRFEVDSFDFDGAKTEVKHLIEKLALPPNGDAR; this is encoded by the coding sequence ATGCTGCAAAAACGCTTGATTGCCCTGCTGTTGCTGTTGATCTTGTTGCCAACCTTGTTGGTCGGCTGGATGGCCTATCGGTTTGCGATCGACAATATCCGGGAAGATCGCTTCAAAATCGTCGGCCGCGTCGCTGAAAGCCGCCACGAGCAACTCAAGTTGGTATTGCAACGCGCCGATAGCCGCGCCCATGCTTATCTAGCCGATGTGTTGATGAAATGCGTGACGGGGGACAATCTGCATCGCGATTGCGCTGCCAACTTTTTAAACGATTATTTGCACACCGAGGGAGCCAGCGGCGTTTCGTTTTTTCGGCCCGATGCCGATTCTGGTACGGTTAGCGCCGGCGACAAATCTGTTTCGATTAGCGATATCAAGCCCTTTCAAGCGGACCAGTTAGCAGACTTTAGCAAACCGCTAGCTGGACAAAGCCGGTTTTACTATGTCGTCGCTAAAGACGCAAAATCACCCTGGCAACTGCTGGTCACGTATCCGGTCAGTCTGATACAAAGCATCTTTGCCGCGCATCGTGATTTAGGCCAATCCGGCGAATCTTTCCTGGCCGATGGCAATGGCTTCTTCGTCACCGCCTCCCGCTATTACAGTACACAAGGCAATAGTCACCCGATCTCCGCGCGGCCGATGCAGGCCTGCTTGAGCCGGCAAAACACCGCCATGATAGACAGCGATTATCGCGGCCGAGTGGTTATCCACGGCTTTCGCTATATTCCGGAAACCGGCGGTGGTTGCATCATGGCCCATATCGAAAAAGCCGAGGCCTTGGCATCGATTCAAGCGCTGGAAAAACAAATGCTGGTCATCGTGCTGTTGTTTGTCGGCTTGACCACGGTAACCGCCAATGCCCTGGCTAGGCGCATCGTCAGGCCGATTTCCCGTCTGACTTGTACCGCCAGACGGATACGCGACGGCGATCTGTCGGTGCGTGCCGAGGTCGCCGGCTTAGACGAGATTGCCGAACTGGCCAGCTCCTTTAATCACATGACCGACGCGCTGGCGGATGCACAACACAATCTGGAAGCCAAGGTCGCCGAGCGTACTCAGGCGCTCCGCACCAGCGAAGAGCGTTACATGCTGGCCGAACGCGCGGTCAACGACGGCATCTGGGACTGGAATATCCTCACCCATGATTACTACCTGTCACCGCGCTGGAACAAGATCCTTGGCTATGCTGATGGCGAATTACCCAATGTCGAATCGATTTTCTTCGAACTGATTCATCCGGACGACAAACACCGAGCCAGCGAAGTATTTCGTCGGCATCTGGAATACAACGAACGCTATACCACCGAATTGCGTTTGCGCCACAAGGACGGCAGTTATCGTTGGGTGCTGGACCGCGGCGAGGCTATCCGTGATGTTGACGGCCACCCGGTGCGGATGGTCGGCTCGATCACCGACATCACCGAACGTAAGGCCGCCGAAGCCGAATTGCTGAAATACCGCGAACATCTGGAAGAATTGGTCGCCTTGGCCACCACCGAAGTCAAAGCCATTGTGCAAACGGCGGTAAACGGCGTGATTTCGATCGACAGCAACGGTTTGATTAGAATGTTCAATCCGGCAGCCGAAAAGCTATTCGGCTGGAGCAGCGCGGAAATCGTCGGCAAAAATGTCTCATTGCTGATGCCCGAACCCGATGCCTCCGCCCACGACAGTTACATTCAACATTTTCTAGCCACCAACCAAGCCAAAATTCTCGGCATCGAACGGGAAGTGGTAGCCCAGCGCAAGGACGGCAGCCGCTTTCCAGCCAACCTGGCGGTTGGTCACGGCATCATCTCCGAGGGCCGGCATCTGTTCGTCGGCTTCATTTCCGACATTACCCTGCAAAAACAGGCCGAACAGGAGCTGAGATTAGCCAAAGAAGCCGCTGAGGCGGCCGCCAAAGCCAAAGCCAATTTCCTGGCCAATATGAGTCACGAAATTCGCACGCCGATGAACACGGTGATCGGTTTCGCCGAAGTGGCCTTGCAGGATCAAAACCTTTCCAACGATACCCGGAGCCATATCAAGACCATCCTCAGTTCAGGCCGGCACCTGCTGGGCGTCATCAACGATATCCTGGACTTTTCCAAAATCGAAGCCGGCAAAGTCGATTTGGAGTCGGTGTGTTTCAACCTGCCGTTCGCGGTGCAGGAGGCTTTGCAGATCATGGGCTTGCGCGCCGCCGAGAAAGGCCTGCGCATCGACCTGGCGATCGAAGCCGGTCTGCCGCATCATTTCGTCGGCGATCCCAATCGCTTGCGGCAAGTGATTTTGAATCTGGTCGGCAATTCGGTGAAATTTACCGACACCGGCAGCATATCCGTCACTATCACGCGCGCCGAAGGCATTGAAATGCTACATTTCGCCATCGCCGACACCGGTATCGGCATGACGCCGGAACAAACCGAACGCATCTTCGAATCGTTCTCGCAAGCCGACGCCACCACCAGCCGCCGCTTCGGCGGCACCGGTCTGGGCACCACCATCAGCAAGCAAATCGTCGAACTGATGGGCGGGCGGATTTGGGTGACAAGCGAATTGGGCGTGGGTTCGGTGTTTCATTTCACCGTGCATCTGCCGGAATCGGCGACCACAGATAACTGTCTGTATCAAGTCAGCGCCCCGCGGCCGGTGGCCTATTTCTCGCCGCGCCGCTTCAAAGTGTTGTTGGCCGAGGACATCGAAGCCAATGCCACGCTGGCCCGTCTACGACTAGAACAACAAGGCCACCAAGTAAGTTGGGTGAAAAACGGCCAGGAAGCGGTCGATGCCTTCCGTAGTGGCGGCCACGACCTGATCCTGATGGATTTGCAAATGCCTGTGCTGGACGGCATAGCGGCAACCCGTCAGATTCGCGAGCTGGAAAAAGCCGGCGGTGGACATATCCCCATTCTGGCATTGACCGCCAGCGTGTTGAGCCATGAACGCCAGGAATCGCTGGATGCCGGCATGGACGCCATCGTCGGCAAGCCTATCGATGTCGACGACCTGCTCGCGCAAATGGAACGACTGGTTCCCAAGGGTGCCGGTATCGCCAATACGGGTGTTACTATTGCCGAGCCGGTGAAAATCGCTGTCGACTTTGCGCCGCTAGCGGCTATCGCGGATTATGAAAAAGGCTTGGCGACTTGGCTGGACCCTTTGATTTACGCCGATGCACTACTGAATTTCGCTGAGCAACATGCCGCCGACGCCGCAAAGCTGCGGCGGCATCTGCAAGAAAGCCCGGACAACACAGAAGCGGTGAGACGCATCGCCCATGCCTTGAAAGGCGTGGCCGGCAATTTGGCCTTGTCCGAAATCGCTGCCTTGGCCAGCGACATCGATGCGCAATTTAAATCCGGCGATCCGCAAAATATCGTCGAAAAAACCAATGCGCTGGAAGCTGCGCTGAGCGATGCCGCCACGGCTATCCACCGTCTCCAGCTGCCGGATAAACCAGCCCTGGTAACAAATCAAACATTTGACGCCGAGCGAGTCGCTAGTCTATTACAAGCACTCCTGACGGCCTTGGAGGCGCTCAATCCAGACAGCGCCGAACCCATTCTGCAACAACTGACAGCTTACCTGGGTGAAACCGAACTGAAAGCGATACGTTTTGAAGTGGATAGTTTTGACTTTGACGGCGCCAAAACCGAGGTAAAACACTTGATCGAGAAATTGGCGCTTCCGCCAAATGGAGACGCGAGATGA
- a CDS encoding RNA recognition motif domain-containing protein has protein sequence MILFVRNIPVNTHISELQQYVTSAVKRSFPFRSGRVLKVEILVIQDKRTKAFEFHGLVFVDSDKTGQRAIQKLKGKRFKNKLVLVREYHHRTWHNDRRFKQEHVPNKFIEKRVTDRRRGSGVEVFKDLSRIFSSPEDFARKLI, from the coding sequence ATGATCCTCTTTGTAAGAAACATTCCGGTAAATACGCATATCAGCGAATTACAGCAATATGTCACGTCTGCAGTGAAACGCAGCTTTCCTTTTCGTAGTGGGCGGGTATTGAAAGTGGAGATTTTGGTTATTCAGGACAAGCGTACCAAGGCATTTGAATTTCATGGCTTAGTGTTCGTCGATTCGGATAAAACCGGGCAGCGAGCAATACAAAAGCTAAAGGGTAAACGCTTTAAAAATAAATTGGTGTTGGTGAGAGAATACCATCATCGCACCTGGCATAACGACCGTAGGTTCAAGCAAGAGCATGTGCCGAACAAGTTCATCGAAAAACGCGTTACCGATCGTAGACGCGGTAGCGGTGTGGAAGTTTTTAAGGATCTATCGAGGATTTTCAGTTCACCCGAAGATTTTGCGCGAAAGCTGATATAA
- the ppdK gene encoding pyruvate, phosphate dikinase produces the protein MTPKYSYSFTTGDGKNKALLGGKGANLCEMTQMGFNVPPGFVITTQTCLSYLENKQLPTDLMDEVRQQIADIERDTGKFFGGSSEPLLVSVRSGSAISMPGMMDTILNLGLNKQTLAGLIEMTDDPRFAYDAYRRFIQLFGKVALGIDDEKFDEHFNNVKRAAGIKADVALSADQLQEISELFLKVVHEETGRPFPEDVYQQLEIAIRAVFNSWLGKRALDYRREFHITPEVANGTAVNIVTMVFGNMGDDCATGVGFTRNPGTGVNEMYGEYLVNAQGEDVVAGIRTPKPVQEMAKEMPEQYRQLVELRNKLEAHYHEVQDYEYTIERGVLYCLQTRNGKMNAAAMVKSSIDMVGEDLISKEQALLRINPDMLEQLLHPQLAPNHEVKAIAQGLPASPGAACGHCVFDADTAVRLGKTGQDLILLREETKPEDIHGFFAAQGILTSRGGKTSHAAVVARGMGKACVAGAEDIKVDVRARLAIVGDIHIKEGDLITIDGSNGNIYLGRIPTIPPSFSEDLKTLLSWADSIARLRVHANVDTPETARLAASYGAKGIGLCRTERMFNAADRLPLVVDMILAHNTEERETALAKLFPIQRDDFQQLFEAMSPHPVTVRLLDPPMHEFLPNEHQLLEELDALKHYLTIVKGQRVTLDTLAHPAELPAPFNMLNEDVILEAITKKQMMLDKVLELYEVNPMLGHRGVRLGMSYPEIYKMQIRSILEAAARCVKQKIPVEPEIMVPQVITVQELKTVKAYVDEIQSEVEAQYKLKLNFKFGTMIETVRACTRADRLANTAAFFSFGTNDLTQATFSFSREDAENKFLPLYEESGLLEDNPFETLDSEGVGRLMKMAIELGRQQRPDLKIGICGEHGGHPRSIRFVHDLGLNYVSCSAPRIPVARLAAAHAKLLEKHS, from the coding sequence ATGACTCCAAAATACAGCTATTCATTCACCACGGGCGACGGCAAAAATAAGGCATTACTGGGCGGCAAGGGCGCCAATCTGTGCGAAATGACGCAAATGGGTTTCAATGTACCGCCAGGCTTTGTGATTACCACGCAAACCTGCCTGAGCTATCTGGAAAACAAGCAACTGCCGACCGATTTGATGGACGAAGTTCGCCAACAAATCGCCGACATCGAACGCGACACCGGTAAATTTTTCGGCGGCTCCAGCGAGCCCCTGTTAGTGTCGGTACGTTCCGGATCGGCGATTTCAATGCCAGGCATGATGGACACCATTCTCAATCTGGGTTTGAACAAACAAACCTTGGCCGGCTTGATCGAAATGACCGATGACCCGCGCTTTGCTTACGATGCGTATCGGCGCTTCATTCAATTGTTCGGCAAGGTCGCGCTGGGTATCGACGACGAAAAATTCGACGAGCATTTCAACAACGTCAAGCGCGCCGCCGGTATCAAGGCCGACGTGGCTTTAAGCGCCGACCAACTCCAGGAAATCAGCGAACTGTTCTTAAAAGTCGTGCATGAAGAAACCGGCCGGCCGTTTCCGGAAGATGTTTACCAGCAACTGGAAATCGCCATCCGCGCAGTATTTAACTCCTGGCTGGGTAAACGCGCGCTGGATTATCGGCGCGAGTTTCACATCACGCCGGAAGTCGCCAACGGCACCGCCGTCAATATCGTCACCATGGTGTTCGGCAATATGGGCGACGACTGCGCTACCGGCGTCGGCTTTACCCGCAACCCCGGCACCGGCGTCAACGAAATGTATGGCGAATATTTAGTCAATGCCCAAGGCGAAGATGTGGTGGCTGGCATCCGCACCCCGAAACCGGTGCAGGAAATGGCCAAGGAAATGCCCGAGCAATACCGGCAATTGGTGGAGCTGCGCAATAAACTGGAAGCGCATTATCACGAAGTACAAGATTACGAATACACCATCGAGCGCGGCGTGCTTTACTGCCTGCAAACTCGCAACGGCAAGATGAACGCGGCGGCCATGGTGAAATCCTCGATCGATATGGTCGGCGAAGATCTGATCAGCAAGGAACAAGCCCTGTTGCGCATTAACCCCGACATGTTGGAGCAACTGTTGCATCCGCAATTGGCGCCCAACCATGAGGTCAAGGCCATCGCCCAAGGCTTGCCGGCTTCGCCTGGCGCCGCCTGCGGCCATTGCGTATTCGACGCCGATACCGCCGTCCGGCTGGGCAAAACCGGCCAAGACCTGATCCTGCTGCGCGAGGAAACCAAACCCGAAGACATTCACGGCTTCTTCGCCGCGCAAGGCATCCTAACCAGCCGCGGCGGCAAGACTTCGCATGCGGCGGTGGTGGCGCGCGGCATGGGCAAAGCCTGCGTCGCCGGCGCCGAGGATATCAAGGTCGACGTGCGCGCAAGATTAGCGATTGTGGGCGATATTCACATCAAGGAAGGCGATCTGATCACCATCGACGGTAGCAACGGCAATATTTATCTGGGCCGGATTCCAACCATTCCGCCCTCATTCTCCGAGGACTTAAAAACCTTGTTGAGCTGGGCCGACAGCATCGCTCGTCTACGGGTACATGCCAACGTCGATACCCCGGAAACTGCACGTCTGGCGGCCAGCTACGGCGCCAAAGGCATCGGCTTGTGCCGCACCGAACGGATGTTTAATGCCGCCGACCGCTTACCGTTAGTGGTGGACATGATTTTGGCGCACAACACCGAGGAACGCGAAACCGCCCTTGCCAAGCTATTCCCGATCCAACGCGACGATTTCCAACAACTGTTCGAAGCCATGTCTCCGCATCCGGTTACCGTGCGCTTGCTCGATCCGCCGATGCATGAATTTCTACCCAACGAGCATCAATTGTTGGAAGAGCTGGATGCGCTGAAGCATTATCTGACCATCGTCAAAGGTCAACGCGTCACATTGGATACACTGGCACATCCAGCGGAATTGCCGGCACCGTTCAATATGCTGAATGAAGACGTAATCCTCGAAGCCATCACCAAAAAACAGATGATGCTGGACAAGGTATTGGAACTGTACGAAGTCAACCCGATGCTCGGCCATCGCGGCGTCAGGCTGGGCATGAGCTATCCGGAAATTTACAAGATGCAGATACGCTCGATTCTGGAAGCCGCGGCGCGTTGCGTGAAACAGAAGATTCCTGTCGAACCGGAAATCATGGTGCCGCAAGTCATCACCGTGCAGGAACTGAAAACCGTCAAAGCCTATGTCGACGAGATTCAAAGCGAAGTCGAAGCCCAATACAAACTCAAGCTCAACTTTAAATTCGGCACGATGATCGAAACCGTGCGAGCCTGCACCCGCGCCGACCGTTTGGCCAATACCGCCGCGTTCTTCTCGTTCGGCACCAACGACTTGACCCAAGCGACTTTTTCATTCTCGCGCGAAGACGCCGAGAACAAATTCTTACCGCTGTATGAGGAATCGGGCTTGCTGGAAGATAATCCGTTCGAAACGCTGGATTCCGAAGGCGTGGGCAGGTTGATGAAAATGGCCATCGAACTGGGCCGTCAGCAACGGCCGGATTTGAAAATCGGCATCTGCGGCGAACACGGCGGCCACCCGCGCTCTATCCGTTTCGTTCACGATCTGGGCTTGAATTACGTATCGTGTTCGGCACCCAGGATTCCGGTAGCCCGTCTGGCGGCCGCTCACGCCAAGTTATTGGAAAAACACTCGTAA
- a CDS encoding response regulator, producing MKDSYKVLLVDDEPNNLKVLQQILKDRFQLLFAINGEKALAAAREHTPDIILLDIMMPDMDGYQVCTRLKADPLTASIPVIFVTAMGEMENEAHGFDVGAVDYIQKPVSGPIVLRRVQTHLSLVRVDELDNLARAAIEMLGDAGHYNDPYTGDHIWRMAAYSTALARAAGWTPSQVGMIELAAPTHDTGKIGIPHGILKAARALNAEEWLIMKTHSQIGCDILSKSNNPVFKMAAEIARYHHEKWDGSGYPLGLAGKNIPEAARIVAIADVFDALTTKRPYKEPWPLEDTLKTMQNMASSHFDPHLLALFMEIMPEILRLKAMWGQ from the coding sequence ATGAAAGACAGCTACAAAGTGCTGCTGGTGGACGATGAACCAAACAATCTGAAAGTGCTCCAGCAAATACTCAAAGACCGCTTTCAACTGCTGTTTGCGATCAACGGCGAAAAAGCCTTGGCCGCCGCCAGAGAGCATACCCCGGACATTATACTGTTGGACATCATGATGCCGGACATGGATGGTTATCAGGTGTGTACGCGCTTAAAAGCCGATCCGCTCACCGCCAGCATCCCGGTGATTTTCGTGACCGCGATGGGCGAAATGGAGAACGAGGCGCATGGCTTCGATGTCGGCGCGGTCGACTACATCCAAAAACCGGTGTCGGGGCCCATCGTGCTGCGCCGGGTGCAGACCCACCTATCGCTGGTGCGGGTCGACGAGTTGGACAATCTGGCGCGGGCCGCGATCGAGATGCTCGGCGATGCCGGTCACTACAACGATCCCTACACGGGCGACCACATCTGGCGGATGGCGGCGTATTCGACGGCGCTGGCCAGGGCAGCCGGTTGGACGCCGTCGCAAGTCGGTATGATCGAATTAGCCGCCCCCACCCATGATACCGGCAAAATCGGCATTCCGCACGGCATCCTCAAAGCGGCGCGCGCGCTAAACGCTGAGGAATGGCTGATCATGAAAACACATTCGCAAATCGGCTGCGACATCCTCAGTAAAAGCAACAATCCGGTCTTTAAAATGGCTGCGGAAATCGCCCGCTATCACCATGAAAAATGGGACGGCAGTGGCTATCCGCTAGGCCTCGCCGGCAAAAACATTCCGGAAGCGGCAAGGATCGTCGCGATTGCCGACGTATTTGATGCGTTGACCACCAAACGGCCTTACAAAGAACCCTGGCCGCTGGAAGACACCTTAAAAACGATGCAAAACATGGCCAGCAGCCATTTCGACCCACATTTGCTGGCCTTGTTTATGGAAATCATGCCCGAAATCCTGCGACTCAAGGCGATGTGGGGACAGTAA
- a CDS encoding DUF6494 family protein: MNEDTFNMEIRKFLKTVGISSQREIEHAVAKAMEAGKLSGSETISVKMTLESSAVGINHCIEGTIALE; encoded by the coding sequence ATGAACGAAGATACATTCAATATGGAAATCAGAAAATTTCTAAAAACGGTGGGCATTAGCTCGCAACGTGAAATCGAACATGCCGTCGCCAAAGCAATGGAAGCTGGAAAATTAAGCGGTTCGGAAACGATCAGCGTCAAAATGACCTTGGAATCTTCGGCCGTCGGCATTAACCATTGTATTGAAGGTACGATTGCGCTTGAGTAA